In Mycoplasma sp. OR1901, the genomic window AAAGCTCCGTGAGAAAATATTTATAAATGACGTAAATTAGCAACACAAGACATAGATAAAAAAAGAAGACAATTAGAATTTAATAATATAGACTTATTTGAAAAATTTCGACAAGAATATGAAACTAATGAAGAATGATTAAAAATAGCAAAAATGAGTTCTAAAAAAATAATTTTCCTTGATAATAATATTGATGGAGATAAAGGAAAAGAAAAATTAACCAATGAATTTAGTAAAATTATCAAACAACATTTAGTTTTAAATAAGTATTGTGCTATAAAAAATAAATTAAAGGAATTTACAGTAATAAAAAAATATTTTCATTTTTATTCTAATTAAAACAAAAAACAAAATTTACTACTTTTTGTTTTTGTTTTAATTACATAAAGTAAAAACTAACCTCTAAATGGATTTAATTTAGGGGTTAGTTTGTTTTATTTTGTAATTATTTTATTCATATTCGAACTCAACTTCGTTTCTCAAAACTACCATTTTAGCTTTTATAATTTTTTCGTTATCTTTTGCGTTTTTGATATCTAGATAGTTTTTAAATAAAAATTCTGATATTTTATTCATAACTAATTCATCGAGATTGTTAATTATACCACGAGCACCCATTAAGTGGTCTGCATTATTTTTAATTAACTCTGTTAGTTTATCGATTGAATCTTCAAAAGAAACGACTACATTATATTCATCTTCAACTTTTCTGAATAAGTTTTTTAATTTAGATTGTATTATTGTTTTGATAATTTCGTATTTGTATATGAAATTAAATGGAACAATATTTTTATCTCCTATACGATTCAATAGCTCTGGTCTATTCATATTTTCAATAAAATGTTTTTTAACTTCTTTAATAAATTGTTTTCTAACAGCAGGTTCATCTTTATAGTCCGCTGTTATTTCTCTAGTTCCTATGTTTGAGGTAAAAATAATAAATGTTTCAGAAAAATCAATTAATTCACCTTTAGAAGAGGTTAATCTACCATCTTCTAATATTTGCAAGAATTTATCTAAAATTTTTGGATGTGCTTTTTCAATTTCATCAAATAATAGTATAGAAAATGGATTTTCTTTAACTTTGTTAGTTAATTCGCCACCAGAATCATATCCAACATAACCAGGAGGAGCACCTATAAGTCTTTGGTCTGAATGTTCATGATTATATTCAGACATATCGAATCTAATTAATTTTTTCTCACTTCCAAAAACAAATTCTGCAAGGGTTTTTGAAATTTCAGTTTTACCGGTTCCTGTTGGACCAACAAAAAATAGTATTCCTTTTGGTTTGCTCATGGATTCACTATACATTAATCCGTTTAATCCTAAAAATGAGTTTGTTAAAACATTATGTATTTTTTCGATTGCATAATCTTGACCTTGAACTCTTTTTAAAAAGATGTTTTTTAAATTTTTAATTTTTTCATAATCGATTTTTTCTCATTCAGATTCTTTTTGGTTAAAAGTGGCTAAATTATATCTATTAACAAATGATTGTTTATTATCTTTAATTCTTGCTAATTGCAGTATTTCGATACATGTTAGCCCATCAGTTAATGCGACTGCTTTATTTAAAGTTGATCCTTTAATATTTAATTCCTTAGAATCTGTAGTTCTAAATTCTCTACTGTTATATTTGATTATATTTTTACGTTCTTCTATGTTTGGTTTTTTAATATTAACTTCAGCATATTCAATATTTTTGTTGTAAATATCTGTAATCAAATTGTGAGAATCTCTCATTATTAAGACTAATTTATCTTGGCCTTCTAATCTACCATAATCGCTTAAATAATTAAGTTTTTTATCATTGTCCAAAAATCTTGAGATTAAGTTTACTAAATTATCAAGGTAATTGTTTTGGTTATTTTGATTATTGAAAAAACTATCAGCAAAATTTATTACATAAATACCCGGGGTATGTGTACCATCTTCATCATCTTTGGTTTTTTCAATTATCTCAAGCATAAATCCATCTATATTGTCAATATTATCAATGGTACTATATTTATCACGTCCTTTTTGATCTAATAAGTTTAAAGCACCATAACCAGGAGTAAAATATTCTGCTCTTTGATACTTGTTTTTTATTGCAAATTGTTCCAAAATACCCTTTAAATCAACACTTACAAGATTATTTTCATCATCTGTATAAGTATATAAATCATTAACATTACCTACGATTGCAATAATATTTTTTTGAGATAGTTTAATATTTAAATATTCTAAAGATTTTTTCATTATTTACTATTCACTTTCATTTTTTGAACTTTTGATAATGGTCTAGCTCCTGAAACACCACGGGTAATAAGTTGTGAATTTTTAAAGTATCCATATTTTTTTAAGTCTTCTTCAACTGATTCAGATAAACTTCAACACATATGTCCTTCATAATCACCAATATCATAACTTACAGTTCCTTCTAAGTTTAAAGTTAGTGCAATAGTATTATTTTTTAAAAGAGGATTTTTAAATTTTGAAATAAATGAATATTTTGGTTTAAGTTTATTTTCTGAATCTGTTTGTACTATAAATTCAATACTTTTATGCTTGTATTTATACTTTTTGAAGATTTCTAAATAGGTTTTATTTTTCTTAAGAGCTTCATTGTATTGGTTAATAATTTCCTTTACATAAGGTGCATAATCTGATAATTCTTGGTAGTTATTAATGAACATAAATTCATTAAGTAATGACCCTTTTAATTTTTGATCTATATCTTGTTTTAAAACATAGTTTTTTAATTCTTCTTTTAAATATGAGTGTTTTTCATCATTTATTTTTTCTTGTTTTATGATTGCTAACATGTTTTTAAAATTATCGGGATTTAAGCTCATATTTTCATTTTGAAGTCTTTGTAAAACTATTTTAGATAAAAAACCATTTTCTAAAATTAAATCATTAACTTCACGAGTCTTTTCTTCTATTATTTGATCAAAAGAAACATCAATACTCATATTTTGAACTACTTTTAATAACCTACTCTTTTCAATATTATATTTTTCAATTACAGAATTATAATTTTCTCCATATTCTCCATTTAATTCACC contains:
- a CDS encoding AAA family ATPase, which produces MKKSLEYLNIKLSQKNIIAIVGNVNDLYTYTDDENNLVSVDLKGILEQFAIKNKYQRAEYFTPGYGALNLLDQKGRDKYSTIDNIDNIDGFMLEIIEKTKDDEDGTHTPGIYVINFADSFFNNQNNQNNYLDNLVNLISRFLDNDKKLNYLSDYGRLEGQDKLVLIMRDSHNLITDIYNKNIEYAEVNIKKPNIEERKNIIKYNSREFRTTDSKELNIKGSTLNKAVALTDGLTCIEILQLARIKDNKQSFVNRYNLATFNQKESEWEKIDYEKIKNLKNIFLKRVQGQDYAIEKIHNVLTNSFLGLNGLMYSESMSKPKGILFFVGPTGTGKTEISKTLAEFVFGSEKKLIRFDMSEYNHEHSDQRLIGAPPGYVGYDSGGELTNKVKENPFSILLFDEIEKAHPKILDKFLQILEDGRLTSSKGELIDFSETFIIFTSNIGTREITADYKDEPAVRKQFIKEVKKHFIENMNRPELLNRIGDKNIVPFNFIYKYEIIKTIIQSKLKNLFRKVEDEYNVVVSFEDSIDKLTELIKNNADHLMGARGIINNLDELVMNKISEFLFKNYLDIKNAKDNEKIIKAKMVVLRNEVEFEYE